Proteins encoded together in one Mercenaria mercenaria strain notata chromosome 18, MADL_Memer_1, whole genome shotgun sequence window:
- the LOC128550656 gene encoding CUB and zona pellucida-like domain-containing protein 1 isoform X1 yields MCLKFEMAIIYSCLTVLIFWTWPVSGQDFTNCGGELSASSERNGAVISPNFVDNLRDVYPHYANCTWKIRCGTSKQVVINFGIFALERDTNCDSFDWVTVDNGEVIKNGDLGRFCGDTFCRGYQEGFFPFNEIVSNGTVVTINFRSDSSVTSAGFKFTYTCSKYLHHSNLLLFSAVEYLAFMKIYTEGLTISIK; encoded by the exons atgtgtctgaaatTTGAGATGGCGATTATTTATTCATGTCTTACAGTTTTGATTTTCTGGACTTGGCCTGTCTCTGGACAAGATTTTA CAAATTGTGGCGGAGAGCTTTCAGCCAGTTCGGAAAGAAATGGGGCAGTAATATCACCAAATTTCGTTGATAATTTGCGAGATGTTTACCCTCATTATGCAAATTGCACATGGAAAATTAGATGTGGGACTTCCAAACAAGTTGTTATCAATTTTGGTATCTTTGCCCTAGAACGTGACACAAATTGTGACAGTTTTGACTGGGTTACTGTTGACAACG GTGAGGTCATCAAAAATGGTGATCTTGGACGATTTTGTGGAGACACTTTCTGTCGTGGATACCAAGAAGGCTTTTTCCCGTTCAACGAAATTGTAAGCAATGGGACCGTTGTGACTATAAATTTTAGGAGTGATTCGTCAGTTACTTCTGCAggtttcaaattcacatatactTGCAGTAAGTATTTACATCATAGCaacttattacttttttctgccgTTGAATATTTAGCATTTATGAAGATATATACTGAAGGTTTAACAATAAGTATAAAGTAA
- the LOC128550656 gene encoding procollagen C-endopeptidase enhancer 2-like isoform X2 yields MCLKFEMAIIYSCLTVLIFWTWPVSGQDFTNCGGELSASSERNGAVISPNFVDNLRDVYPHYANCTWKIRCGTSKQVVINFGIFALERDTNCDSFDWVTVDNGEVIKNGDLGRFCGDTFCRGYQEGFFPFNEIVSNGTVVTINFRSDSSVTSAGFKFTYTCTITRRYMKIEMTTISR; encoded by the exons atgtgtctgaaatTTGAGATGGCGATTATTTATTCATGTCTTACAGTTTTGATTTTCTGGACTTGGCCTGTCTCTGGACAAGATTTTA CAAATTGTGGCGGAGAGCTTTCAGCCAGTTCGGAAAGAAATGGGGCAGTAATATCACCAAATTTCGTTGATAATTTGCGAGATGTTTACCCTCATTATGCAAATTGCACATGGAAAATTAGATGTGGGACTTCCAAACAAGTTGTTATCAATTTTGGTATCTTTGCCCTAGAACGTGACACAAATTGTGACAGTTTTGACTGGGTTACTGTTGACAACG GTGAGGTCATCAAAAATGGTGATCTTGGACGATTTTGTGGAGACACTTTCTGTCGTGGATACCAAGAAGGCTTTTTCCCGTTCAACGAAATTGTAAGCAATGGGACCGTTGTGACTATAAATTTTAGGAGTGATTCGTCAGTTACTTCTGCAggtttcaaattcacatatactTGCA ccATAACAAGACGATATATGAAAATAGAGATGACAACAATATCCAGATGA
- the LOC128550656 gene encoding procollagen C-endopeptidase enhancer 2-like isoform X3 has protein sequence MCLKFEMAIIYSCLTVLIFWTWPVSGQDFTNCGGELSASSERNGAVISPNFVDNLRDVYPHYANCTWKIRCGTSKQVVINFGIFALERDTNCDSFDWVTVDNGEVIKNGDLGRFCGDTFCRGYQEGFFPFNEIVSNGTVVTINFRSDSSVTSAGFKFTYTCTGESDSESDD, from the exons atgtgtctgaaatTTGAGATGGCGATTATTTATTCATGTCTTACAGTTTTGATTTTCTGGACTTGGCCTGTCTCTGGACAAGATTTTA CAAATTGTGGCGGAGAGCTTTCAGCCAGTTCGGAAAGAAATGGGGCAGTAATATCACCAAATTTCGTTGATAATTTGCGAGATGTTTACCCTCATTATGCAAATTGCACATGGAAAATTAGATGTGGGACTTCCAAACAAGTTGTTATCAATTTTGGTATCTTTGCCCTAGAACGTGACACAAATTGTGACAGTTTTGACTGGGTTACTGTTGACAACG GTGAGGTCATCAAAAATGGTGATCTTGGACGATTTTGTGGAGACACTTTCTGTCGTGGATACCAAGAAGGCTTTTTCCCGTTCAACGAAATTGTAAGCAATGGGACCGTTGTGACTATAAATTTTAGGAGTGATTCGTCAGTTACTTCTGCAggtttcaaattcacatatactTGCA CTGGGGAATCGGACTCAGAAAGTGATGATTAA